A genomic segment from Streptomyces sp. NBC_00459 encodes:
- a CDS encoding LacI family DNA-binding transcriptional regulator, whose translation MVTLADVARMSGTSRSTASRALKDDPRISAKTSERVQLVAKALGYRPNLAARTLATGRSGIYGLIVPSRLMGDVYGAQLVSAVTDAVSAHDGGVMLWLSHDRPSRAIRDTINHGIVDGLIVSILVQDHPWVVELLDSGLPCVLIGRPGGLEEASYATADNIASSWALMRHLREEGYRRLAAIRGPLGNTDADERHSVFVEAMGGVGELDANLVAVGDFTYESGYAAATALLRHRPDGIVAGNDEMARGAMDAVRTAGLRIPEDVGVCGWDAVRRPNHGDMELTTVRQDVPAVGREAVSILLDLLKGEQGPIRRTLPTQLVVGRSTVRGTRSGEEMPT comes from the coding sequence ATGGTCACTCTGGCTGACGTGGCTCGAATGAGTGGGACCTCACGGTCGACCGCGTCCCGGGCCCTGAAGGACGACCCGCGGATAAGTGCGAAGACCTCCGAGCGGGTACAGCTGGTGGCGAAAGCCTTGGGCTATCGGCCCAACCTGGCCGCCCGCACCCTGGCGACCGGCCGGTCGGGCATCTACGGGCTGATCGTGCCGAGCCGTCTGATGGGCGACGTGTACGGGGCACAGCTGGTCAGTGCGGTCACCGACGCGGTGAGTGCGCACGACGGCGGTGTGATGCTGTGGCTTTCCCATGACCGTCCCAGCCGCGCCATCCGGGACACCATCAACCACGGCATTGTCGACGGGCTGATCGTGTCCATCCTGGTGCAGGACCACCCGTGGGTCGTCGAACTGCTCGACAGTGGCCTGCCGTGCGTGCTGATCGGCCGGCCCGGCGGCCTGGAGGAGGCGAGCTACGCGACCGCCGACAACATCGCGTCGTCGTGGGCGCTGATGCGGCACCTGCGCGAAGAGGGCTACCGCCGTCTGGCCGCCATTCGCGGCCCGCTCGGCAACACCGACGCCGATGAACGGCACTCGGTGTTCGTCGAGGCGATGGGAGGAGTCGGCGAACTCGACGCCAACCTCGTCGCGGTGGGCGACTTCACCTACGAAAGCGGGTACGCCGCGGCGACGGCGCTGCTGCGGCACCGGCCCGACGGCATCGTCGCGGGCAACGACGAGATGGCCCGCGGCGCAATGGACGCCGTCCGCACCGCGGGACTGCGGATCCCTGAGGACGTCGGAGTCTGCGGGTGGGACGCGGTGCGAAGGCCGAACCACGGAGACATGGAGCTCACCACCGTGCGCCAGGACGTGCCGGCGGTGGGCCGGGAGGCCGTCTCCATCCTGCTCGATCTGCTGAAGGGCGAGCAGGGGCCGATCCGGCGAACGTTGCCGACACAACTCGTCGTCGGGCGGTCAACGGTACGCGGTACCCGATCCGGGGAGGAGATGCCGACCTAG
- a CDS encoding ABC transporter substrate-binding protein, whose protein sequence is MAVALTATACGGSGGNGGQRVTVTWFVGLGTGADPGQPAKEQKVVDAFNASQNQVTLKMQVVTSASASNTLATQLAGGNAPDIVGPVGIGGAQGFDGQWLDLAPLIKSEKFDTSIYGTAQMDAVKDHNGAQTALPLGVYPSAVFYNKDLFDEAKLPYPPQKFGGMYQGKTWDVNALRELAKKLTVDANGNDATSPTFDPSKVVQWGFDPQYLEGTPQNHGTLFGAGSYVAKDNKTAQIPGPWLAEWKWYYDMIWKDHSAPNYKQLTSDTLNKGNAFATGKVAMSFTHTWYLSGLMDSSGKPQTFWDLAAIPSYNGKITDKTSSDTFRLTKGSKHPKEAFKALEYLMTTGAPDLVKTYNSMPANQKLQADYIKSLDQTWTQGVDWQVALDGLKYPDIPSAEGYMPNFSKSADLTNKFGNRWLTTPGLDMDAEAATLRTQLQALFNSAS, encoded by the coding sequence ATGGCTGTGGCGCTGACTGCCACCGCATGCGGCGGCTCCGGCGGCAACGGCGGCCAGCGGGTCACCGTCACCTGGTTCGTCGGGCTCGGCACCGGCGCCGACCCGGGACAGCCGGCGAAGGAACAGAAGGTCGTCGACGCCTTCAACGCCAGCCAGAACCAGGTCACCCTCAAGATGCAGGTGGTCACCAGCGCCTCCGCATCGAATACGCTGGCCACGCAGCTCGCGGGTGGCAACGCGCCGGACATCGTCGGCCCCGTGGGCATCGGTGGGGCGCAAGGGTTCGACGGGCAGTGGCTTGACCTGGCGCCGCTGATCAAGAGCGAGAAGTTCGACACCTCCATCTACGGCACGGCGCAGATGGATGCCGTCAAGGACCACAACGGCGCGCAGACCGCGCTGCCGCTCGGCGTGTACCCGTCGGCCGTCTTCTACAACAAGGACCTCTTCGACGAGGCGAAGCTGCCCTACCCGCCGCAGAAGTTCGGGGGGATGTACCAGGGCAAGACCTGGGACGTGAACGCCCTGCGCGAGCTGGCGAAGAAGCTGACCGTCGACGCCAACGGAAACGACGCGACCAGTCCCACGTTCGATCCCTCGAAGGTCGTGCAGTGGGGCTTCGACCCGCAGTACCTCGAGGGGACGCCGCAGAACCACGGCACCCTCTTCGGCGCGGGATCGTACGTGGCCAAGGACAACAAGACCGCGCAGATCCCGGGGCCGTGGCTGGCGGAGTGGAAGTGGTACTACGACATGATCTGGAAGGACCACTCCGCGCCCAACTACAAGCAGCTGACGAGCGACACGCTCAACAAGGGCAACGCCTTCGCCACCGGCAAGGTCGCCATGTCGTTCACCCACACCTGGTACCTGTCCGGCCTGATGGACAGCTCCGGCAAGCCCCAGACGTTCTGGGACCTTGCCGCGATCCCGTCGTACAACGGGAAGATCACCGACAAGACGAGCTCGGACACCTTCCGCCTCACCAAGGGAAGCAAGCACCCCAAGGAGGCGTTCAAGGCCCTCGAGTACTTGATGACCACCGGGGCTCCTGACCTGGTGAAGACGTACAACTCGATGCCGGCGAACCAGAAGCTGCAGGCCGACTACATCAAGAGCCTGGACCAGACCTGGACGCAGGGCGTCGACTGGCAGGTCGCTCTCGACGGGCTGAAGTATCCCGACATCCCCAGTGCCGAGGGATACATGCCGAACTTCAGCAAGAGCGCCGACCTGACCAACAAGTTCGGCAACCGGTGGCTCACCACACCAGGGCTGGACATGGACGCCGAGGCCGCCACGCTGCGGACCCAGCTGCAGGCCCTGTTCAACAGCGCCTCCTAG
- a CDS encoding IS256 family transposase: MAEPSLESAAVEQKLIEQLVAQARSKGLQLTGEGGLLQQLTKTVLESALEGEITGHLGYDKHDPAGKDGGNSRNGTRSKTVLTDIGPVEIDVPRDREGSFEPAIVKKRQRRLTGVDEMGLSLSAKGLTHGEISSHLAEVYGASVSKTTISTITDKVMDGMAEWQNRPLDRVYPVVFIDAINVKIRDGQVANRPIYVALAVTAEGHRDILGLWAGDGGEGAKHWLRVLSELKNRGVDDVLMLVCDGLKGLPDAVGEVWPRTVVQTCVVHLLRASFRYAARQDWDKIAKALKPVYTAPTEDAATTRFLEFAETWGKKYPAIVRLWESSWAEFTPFLQFDAEIRRIVCTTNSIESVNARIRKAVRARGHFPTEQAALKCVYMAVMSLDPTGAGRKRWTMRWKGAMNAFDLAFDGRLTAGQL, encoded by the coding sequence CTGGCGGAACCGTCACTGGAGAGTGCGGCGGTCGAGCAAAAGCTCATCGAGCAGCTCGTCGCGCAGGCCCGGAGCAAGGGTCTGCAGCTGACCGGCGAGGGCGGGCTGCTGCAGCAGTTGACCAAGACGGTTCTGGAGTCCGCTCTGGAGGGCGAGATCACCGGCCATCTCGGCTACGACAAGCACGACCCGGCGGGCAAGGACGGCGGCAACTCCCGCAACGGCACCCGCTCCAAGACCGTGCTGACCGACATCGGGCCGGTCGAGATCGACGTCCCCCGTGACCGGGAGGGTTCCTTCGAGCCGGCCATAGTCAAGAAGCGGCAGCGCCGGCTGACCGGCGTCGACGAGATGGGTTTGTCGCTGTCCGCGAAGGGCCTCACGCACGGCGAGATCTCCTCGCACCTGGCCGAGGTCTACGGAGCCAGCGTGTCCAAGACGACCATCAGCACGATCACCGACAAGGTGATGGACGGCATGGCCGAATGGCAGAACAGGCCACTCGACCGCGTCTACCCGGTCGTCTTCATTGACGCGATCAACGTCAAGATTCGTGATGGCCAAGTGGCGAACAGGCCGATCTATGTGGCCCTGGCGGTCACCGCCGAGGGGCACCGCGACATCCTCGGGCTGTGGGCCGGCGACGGCGGTGAGGGCGCAAAGCACTGGCTGCGAGTGCTCTCCGAGCTCAAGAACAGGGGCGTCGATGATGTCCTGATGCTGGTCTGCGACGGACTGAAGGGGCTACCGGACGCGGTCGGTGAGGTCTGGCCGCGAACTGTGGTGCAAACATGTGTAGTGCACCTCCTGCGGGCCTCGTTCCGTTACGCGGCCCGACAGGACTGGGACAAGATCGCGAAGGCACTCAAGCCCGTCTACACCGCACCGACCGAGGACGCGGCCACGACACGGTTCCTGGAATTCGCCGAGACCTGGGGCAAGAAATACCCGGCGATCGTCCGCCTCTGGGAGTCCAGCTGGGCGGAGTTCACGCCTTTCCTTCAGTTTGACGCGGAAATACGCCGCATTGTGTGCACGACCAACAGCATCGAGAGCGTCAACGCCCGCATCCGCAAGGCCGTCCGTGCCCGCGGGCACTTCCCCACGGAGCAGGCCGCGCTCAAGTGCGTCTATATGGCCGTCATGAGCCTCGACCCGACCGGCGCCGGCCGCAAACGCTGGACCATGCGCTGGAAGGGCGCCATGAACGCCTTCGACCTGGCCTTCGACGGCCGCCTCACCGCAGGCCAACTCTAG
- a CDS encoding phosphorylase family protein, whose amino-acid sequence MLYAGAREGRLIWRDARGFALLEAPLLSRHRPLDGGFRSAALRLADRHWDLLVFTVPLFLLMTTALGLLPFPSAGSAVLLLALAAIVYVAVWLTSLAVMSVVWLWHTFSAFARAPGEVAESLSGVHWTVSLCHEEEAERADELLRRATGRLGQLVALRAGAASADLGYRVSRGELTETLVLVRRGITTDAVRSHVDAWDSAVGPRDDGVEVVMIQPTSRAPDPADRRVVTGRFLLLYLAAILVMVPAEALIVMGQEAAACSNSECEGRPTTYPDALRWLSQRLLLTDPPDLSPATGAATAIGWLTGLMALMVIPVAYVAGRNQIRAHTIKVEPYRRMRSLMEKRTRLLILVVTSGERDAVFRAVAEINGKKPTAQFLGDRTVFDLGVVSEVEIHLVQSEQAAGGPAGAALVTSSVIDRLTPDFLVMVGICCGLRPQEQTLGDIVVSSQLRLMDHRKVADRQGGDPLVILRGDKVTPSGLLLDRLRAAEVDWPGAPVHYGLMLSSSVLIDSVSVRDQLVALEPDGRGAEMEGGGVYAAAAKGRTDWILVKAISDWGIGKNDDAQPLAARNAAEFVVHMIRGGALDRRTWHTSAASGPSE is encoded by the coding sequence ATGCTGTACGCGGGAGCTCGCGAGGGCAGACTGATCTGGCGGGACGCTCGCGGCTTCGCGCTCCTGGAGGCTCCCCTGCTGTCGCGGCATCGACCGCTCGACGGAGGTTTCCGTTCCGCTGCCCTTCGGCTGGCGGACCGCCACTGGGACCTGTTGGTCTTCACCGTGCCCCTGTTCCTGTTGATGACGACCGCCTTGGGCCTCCTGCCGTTTCCCTCTGCAGGGAGTGCGGTCCTCCTGCTGGCACTCGCCGCCATTGTGTACGTCGCCGTCTGGCTGACCAGCCTTGCCGTGATGTCGGTCGTGTGGCTGTGGCATACCTTCTCGGCCTTCGCCCGTGCGCCCGGTGAAGTCGCTGAATCGCTCTCCGGTGTGCACTGGACCGTTTCGTTGTGCCACGAGGAAGAGGCGGAGCGGGCGGACGAGTTGTTACGACGAGCCACGGGACGGCTTGGTCAGCTCGTCGCTCTGCGCGCGGGAGCGGCCTCTGCGGACCTCGGGTACCGGGTCAGCCGGGGCGAGCTCACTGAGACGCTCGTCCTGGTGCGACGCGGGATCACCACCGATGCCGTGCGCAGTCACGTCGACGCCTGGGACAGCGCCGTCGGCCCGCGCGACGACGGGGTGGAGGTCGTGATGATCCAGCCGACATCGAGGGCTCCCGACCCGGCGGATCGCCGGGTGGTCACCGGTCGCTTCCTGCTCCTGTATCTGGCCGCGATACTGGTGATGGTACCCGCCGAGGCGCTGATCGTCATGGGCCAGGAGGCCGCAGCCTGCTCAAACAGTGAGTGTGAGGGAAGACCGACGACATACCCGGACGCTCTGCGCTGGTTGAGTCAGCGCCTGCTGCTCACCGATCCACCGGACCTTTCTCCGGCGACAGGCGCGGCCACTGCCATCGGGTGGCTCACCGGCCTCATGGCACTGATGGTCATTCCGGTGGCTTACGTAGCCGGTCGCAACCAGATACGAGCACACACGATCAAGGTCGAACCGTACCGGCGTATGAGGAGCCTGATGGAGAAGCGCACCAGACTGTTGATCCTCGTCGTGACCTCGGGTGAACGCGATGCCGTTTTCCGGGCTGTGGCGGAGATCAACGGGAAGAAGCCGACCGCCCAGTTCCTCGGCGACCGAACCGTCTTCGATCTCGGCGTCGTCAGCGAGGTCGAGATTCACCTCGTGCAGAGTGAGCAGGCAGCGGGTGGCCCTGCCGGAGCGGCCCTGGTGACTTCTTCGGTGATCGACCGGCTGACCCCCGACTTCCTTGTCATGGTGGGGATCTGCTGTGGGCTGCGACCCCAGGAACAGACGCTCGGCGACATCGTCGTCTCCAGTCAGCTGCGGCTCATGGACCACCGGAAGGTCGCGGACAGACAGGGCGGCGATCCCTTGGTCATCCTGCGCGGCGACAAGGTCACTCCCTCCGGCTTGCTGCTCGACCGCCTGCGCGCGGCGGAGGTCGACTGGCCCGGGGCCCCGGTCCACTACGGCCTCATGCTCTCCTCCAGCGTCCTGATCGACTCGGTTTCCGTCCGCGATCAGTTGGTGGCGCTCGAACCGGACGGACGCGGCGCGGAGATGGAGGGCGGCGGCGTGTACGCGGCCGCTGCCAAGGGCAGGACCGACTGGATCCTGGTGAAGGCGATATCCGACTGGGGCATCGGCAAGAACGACGACGCGCAACCGTTGGCGGCTCGTAACGCCGCCGAGTTCGTGGTGCACATGATCCGCGGCGGCGCCCTGGACCGACGGACGTGGCACACCTCCGCCGCATCCGGCCCTTCGGAGTGA
- a CDS encoding integrase core domain-containing protein has protein sequence MIVSLVYQVARKLLAFPALLLGRDATKDAELLVLRHENAVLHRQLSKPVRYEPADRLWFAALSSLIPRCRWANAFPVTPATLLAWHRRLIARKWDYSRRRARPGRPLTARVVKALVLRLAKENPRWGCRRIQGELIRLGHPVGSTTVWEILTAAGIDPAPRRGGPTWRVFLTVQAESVIACDFLYVDLIDLRRVYALVFLEHDTRRLHIAGVTAHPTGPWAVQQARNLAIESGVRVDSLRFLIRDRDAKYTESFDAVFAADDIEVVPTAPRTPRMNAHCERVIGTLRREVFDHLLIWNETHARQILDAYAQHYNRHRRHQAQAQLPPLAHEHPKPMSAPTTHRLLHTRILGGVINEYRYAA, from the coding sequence GTGATCGTCTCTCTGGTGTACCAGGTGGCTCGGAAGCTGCTCGCGTTCCCGGCGTTGCTGTTGGGTCGGGATGCGACCAAGGATGCGGAACTGCTTGTGCTGCGACACGAGAACGCGGTGCTGCACAGGCAGCTCTCGAAGCCTGTGCGGTACGAGCCGGCGGATCGGCTATGGTTCGCGGCGCTGTCGTCGCTGATCCCCCGGTGCCGGTGGGCGAACGCGTTCCCGGTGACGCCCGCGACGCTGCTCGCATGGCACCGCAGGCTGATCGCTCGGAAGTGGGACTACAGCAGGCGCCGGGCCAGGCCCGGGAGACCGCTGACCGCGCGAGTGGTGAAGGCGCTGGTGCTGCGGCTGGCCAAGGAGAATCCGCGGTGGGGCTGCCGACGGATCCAGGGCGAACTCATCCGGCTCGGACACCCGGTCGGCTCGACGACGGTCTGGGAAATCCTCACAGCGGCGGGCATCGATCCAGCCCCGCGCCGGGGAGGCCCGACGTGGCGCGTGTTCCTGACCGTGCAGGCCGAGTCCGTCATCGCCTGCGACTTCCTATACGTCGACCTGATCGACCTGCGCCGCGTGTACGCGCTGGTGTTCCTCGAGCACGACACACGCCGACTGCACATCGCCGGCGTGACAGCCCATCCCACCGGGCCCTGGGCGGTACAACAGGCGAGAAACCTCGCCATCGAGTCAGGCGTGCGGGTGGACTCGCTGCGCTTCTTGATTCGCGACCGGGACGCGAAGTACACCGAGTCCTTCGACGCAGTCTTCGCGGCCGACGACATCGAGGTCGTGCCGACAGCGCCTCGAACGCCCCGGATGAACGCGCACTGCGAACGGGTCATCGGAACCCTGCGGCGCGAGGTCTTCGACCACCTGCTCATATGGAATGAAACCCATGCCCGACAGATCCTCGACGCCTACGCCCAGCACTACAACCGTCATCGCCGACACCAGGCCCAGGCACAGCTCCCTCCCCTCGCCCACGAACACCCGAAGCCCATGAGCGCTCCGACTACTCACCGGCTCCTGCACACCCGAATACTCGGCGGCGTGATCAACGAGTACAGATACGCCGCCTGA
- a CDS encoding nucleotidyl transferase AbiEii/AbiGii toxin family protein encodes MDPFHARLARIGLGAAAGYGFVLAGGYAVQAHGFLERLSDDVDLFTDIADPVAFSEAVDAVTVAYQAVGLTVEVEKSGGVFARFAVADGQGRTAKVELGCDWRARPPAVLEIGPVLHADDAVANKVTTLFGRAAPRDYLDVNAALASGRYSGGQLLELAFEHDAGFDPRYFAQALRAVDRWPDREYEVYGINGGQVEDMRRRLRAWAAEILDERLDEK; translated from the coding sequence ATGGATCCCTTTCACGCCCGACTCGCGCGTATCGGTCTTGGAGCTGCGGCGGGATACGGCTTCGTCCTGGCCGGCGGGTACGCGGTTCAGGCGCATGGGTTCCTGGAACGGCTGTCGGATGACGTCGACCTGTTCACGGACATCGCTGACCCGGTGGCCTTCTCCGAGGCCGTCGATGCGGTGACTGTGGCCTATCAGGCGGTGGGCCTCACTGTTGAGGTGGAGAAGTCCGGTGGGGTGTTCGCCCGGTTCGCGGTTGCTGATGGACAGGGGCGCACGGCGAAGGTGGAGCTCGGGTGCGACTGGAGGGCTCGCCCGCCTGCCGTGTTGGAGATCGGTCCGGTCCTGCATGCCGATGACGCTGTGGCCAACAAGGTGACCACCCTCTTCGGACGGGCCGCGCCACGGGATTACCTCGACGTGAATGCCGCGCTCGCCTCCGGACGGTACTCGGGTGGGCAACTGCTGGAGTTGGCGTTTGAGCACGACGCCGGGTTCGATCCGCGTTACTTCGCCCAGGCGCTGAGGGCGGTCGACCGTTGGCCGGACCGGGAGTACGAGGTATACGGCATCAATGGCGGCCAGGTGGAGGACATGCGCCGACGGTTGCGCGCCTGGGCTGCCGAGATCCTCGATGAACGGCTCGACGAGAAATGA